In Rubripirellula tenax, the following are encoded in one genomic region:
- a CDS encoding dihydrodipicolinate synthase family protein — translation MSERISGILTPNITPVDSSGRIDEDTLCGYVDWLIDHGVDGLYPNGSTGEFVRFTATERRRIAEIVITQAAGRVPVLVGAAEANARETIEACEAYGAMGARAVAIVSPFYYRLSSEGVYAYFREIANHVSIDVTVYNIPMFASPIDVATVIRLASDCPRIVGIKDSTGDLPSMMRMISAIRPMRSDFSFLTGWDVALVPMLLAGCDGGTNATSGVVPELTRAIHRNVQAGNIDVAMQLQYQLLPLFDIMLGLGEFPEGFRAGARSRGWDLGPGRVSITSVQREAIDEDQRKIDVMVQDAVGICADQTTTTEKIQKIVGQVLKQLES, via the coding sequence ATGTCTGAACGAATCAGTGGGATTTTGACTCCCAATATCACGCCCGTCGATTCGTCTGGGCGCATCGATGAAGACACTCTTTGTGGTTACGTCGATTGGTTGATCGACCACGGCGTTGACGGTCTGTATCCCAACGGCAGCACCGGCGAATTCGTTCGTTTCACCGCGACCGAACGTCGACGCATCGCCGAAATCGTCATCACTCAAGCGGCCGGACGCGTGCCGGTTTTGGTGGGTGCCGCGGAGGCCAACGCACGTGAAACGATCGAAGCCTGCGAAGCATACGGCGCCATGGGGGCTCGCGCTGTCGCGATCGTTTCGCCGTTCTACTATCGACTTTCCAGCGAAGGCGTTTACGCGTACTTTCGTGAAATTGCCAACCACGTTTCCATCGACGTGACGGTTTACAATATTCCCATGTTTGCTTCGCCGATTGATGTCGCAACGGTCATTCGATTGGCATCGGATTGTCCACGGATCGTGGGCATCAAAGACAGCACGGGTGATTTGCCCAGCATGATGCGAATGATTTCAGCGATACGCCCGATGCGAAGCGACTTTTCATTCCTGACCGGATGGGACGTCGCTTTGGTGCCGATGTTGCTTGCCGGGTGCGACGGTGGAACCAACGCCACCAGCGGCGTTGTGCCGGAATTGACGCGCGCGATCCACCGTAACGTTCAGGCTGGCAACATCGACGTCGCGATGCAGTTGCAATACCAACTGTTGCCGCTGTTCGACATCATGCTTGGGCTTGGTGAATTCCCGGAAGGATTTCGCGCCGGCGCACGATCACGCGGTTGGGACTTGGGGCCTGGGCGAGTCTCGATCACCTCCGTTCAACGCGAAGCGATCGACGAGGACCAACGCAAAATCGATGTCATGGTTCAAGACGCCGTCGGGATCTGTGCCGATCAAACAACGACGACGGAAAAGATCCAGAAGATCGTTGGCCAAGTTCTAAAACAACTCGAATCATAG
- a CDS encoding CPXCG motif-containing cysteine-rich protein has translation MENEGSYICDSCGEEIVIPLDPVEGRSQEYVEDCPVCCNPSVIHVDWVDDEPRVWAEAEQDLN, from the coding sequence ATGGAAAACGAAGGATCGTACATTTGCGATAGTTGCGGCGAAGAAATCGTGATTCCGTTGGATCCGGTCGAAGGCCGATCGCAAGAATACGTCGAAGACTGTCCCGTTTGCTGCAACCCCAGCGTCATCCACGTCGATTGGGTCGACGACGAACCTCGAGTCTGGGCCGAAGCGGAACAGGATTTGAACTGA